In Bradyrhizobium sp. CCBAU 051011, the following are encoded in one genomic region:
- the arsA gene encoding arsenical pump-driving ATPase, which translates to MFVFRALNAPTPFLFFTGKGGVGKTSLACATAIGLADRGCRVLLVSTDPASNLDEMLEVALTDSPTPVPNVAGLSAMNIDPEAAAESYRTRVLAQLGPAASPDERSTVREQLSGACTTEIAAFDEFVGLLDGDMAGFDHIIFDTAPTGHTLRLLSLPKAWTGFLKDNDRGASCLGPHSGLKMQEDRFRKALQALGDSKRTTIILVTRADRGAIREAARTSSELDALDLSNQLLAVNGRFHAADLTDVVAAALERDQDEALAAMPASLAKLPRDEIPLLGFDLVGLTALRALLSPSNPPPPAAGEPEAEPVDLPGLDRLVDAIAQGKRGLIMVMGKGGVGKTTIAAAIAVGLAKRGHAVHLSTTDPAAHVAFVVDGAMPGLTVDRIDPAVETERYVAKILASRSGELDEQGIALLREDLASPCTEEVAVFHAFSRIVVEARAAFVVLDTAPTGHTLLLLDATGAYHRQMTRQLDPSGPGRIITPLMRLQDPVYTRVILATLPETTPVSEAAALQDDLRRASIEPFGWVINKSLAASGTHDPLLRLRLVTERAQIARVRNGLAKRTYMIGWRNKPPIGVEELRNLS; encoded by the coding sequence ATGTTTGTCTTTCGCGCTTTGAACGCTCCCACGCCGTTTCTTTTCTTCACCGGCAAGGGCGGCGTCGGCAAGACCTCTCTGGCATGTGCCACCGCTATCGGCCTCGCCGATCGTGGATGCCGGGTGCTTCTCGTCAGCACCGATCCTGCGTCGAACCTCGACGAGATGCTCGAAGTCGCCCTGACCGATAGCCCAACGCCGGTGCCGAACGTGGCTGGGCTTTCGGCAATGAACATTGACCCCGAGGCAGCAGCCGAGAGCTATCGAACCCGCGTGCTCGCACAGCTCGGACCTGCGGCTAGCCCTGACGAGAGATCGACCGTGCGCGAGCAGCTCTCCGGCGCTTGCACCACCGAGATCGCCGCCTTCGACGAGTTCGTGGGACTTCTGGACGGCGATATGGCGGGGTTCGACCACATCATTTTCGATACGGCCCCGACCGGCCACACTCTGCGGCTGCTGAGCCTCCCCAAAGCGTGGACTGGCTTTCTGAAGGACAACGACCGAGGGGCGTCCTGTCTCGGTCCACATTCAGGTTTGAAGATGCAGGAGGATCGCTTCCGCAAGGCACTTCAGGCTTTGGGCGACTCCAAGCGGACCACCATTATTCTGGTCACCCGCGCCGATCGAGGCGCAATCCGTGAGGCGGCCAGGACTTCCAGCGAACTTGATGCGCTAGATCTTTCGAACCAGTTGCTCGCAGTGAACGGACGCTTCCACGCCGCCGACCTGACTGATGTCGTTGCCGCTGCGCTGGAGCGGGATCAGGATGAGGCTCTGGCCGCCATGCCAGCGTCACTCGCGAAACTGCCGCGAGACGAAATTCCATTGCTCGGCTTCGACCTCGTCGGTCTCACAGCTCTCAGGGCCCTATTGTCACCCTCAAATCCGCCGCCCCCTGCAGCCGGCGAACCCGAAGCCGAGCCGGTTGACCTGCCCGGCCTTGACCGGCTGGTCGATGCGATCGCGCAGGGCAAGCGTGGCCTAATCATGGTCATGGGCAAGGGGGGCGTCGGAAAGACGACGATTGCCGCCGCGATCGCCGTGGGACTCGCGAAGCGAGGTCATGCCGTCCACCTCAGCACTACCGATCCGGCAGCTCACGTAGCCTTCGTCGTTGATGGTGCGATGCCGGGCCTCACGGTCGATCGGATCGATCCCGCGGTCGAGACAGAAAGGTATGTTGCGAAAATATTGGCGAGCCGGAGCGGTGAACTCGACGAGCAGGGTATTGCGCTGCTGCGCGAGGATCTTGCTTCGCCCTGCACGGAGGAGGTTGCCGTGTTTCATGCCTTCTCGCGCATTGTCGTGGAGGCCCGAGCCGCCTTCGTGGTGCTCGACACGGCTCCCACAGGCCACACTCTGCTCTTGCTGGATGCGACCGGCGCTTATCATCGGCAGATGACACGCCAACTCGATCCCAGCGGACCTGGGCGCATCATCACCCCACTGATGAGGCTGCAAGACCCCGTGTACACCCGCGTGATCCTAGCAACCCTGCCGGAGACAACTCCGGTTTCCGAAGCCGCAGCCCTCCAGGATGACTTGCGGCGCGCCAGCATCGAACCCTTCGGCTGGGTCATCAACAAGAGCCTCGCCGCCTCGGGAACCCACGATCCCTTGCTGCGGTTGCGGCTTGTTACAGAGCGAGCGCAGATAGCTCGCGTTCGGAATGGGCTCGCGAAGCGGACATACATGATCGGATGGCGAAACAAACCCCCGATTGGTGTGGAGGAGCTTCGGAATCTATCGTGA
- a CDS encoding class II glutamine amidotransferase → MCELLGLSSNAPATVNVSLPKLAEHGRLSGTYNDGWGVGYYEGADVRLMKDSAAVGDSEWIQFIASHNLRSQFVIAHTRKATRGIRSYANAQPFVRELAGHAHLFAHNGDLPGILKSSALQADRFNPIGESDSELAFCALLDQMAAIWTVQGAVPTLRQRFLIVSSFAGELRKLGPANFLYSDGDMLFAHGHRRKHAETGKIEAPGLVSIQRQCQQDTIGLVASGLSIRGDNQQVTLFASVPLTNEFWVPLAEGELVAARGGQIVARQLVDQAMAVSDTFCDNQRIDKLGVAAD, encoded by the coding sequence ATGTGCGAACTCCTCGGACTATCCAGCAATGCCCCTGCAACGGTGAATGTTTCGCTGCCCAAACTCGCCGAACATGGTCGCCTCTCCGGAACGTACAATGATGGCTGGGGCGTCGGCTATTATGAGGGAGCGGACGTGCGTTTGATGAAGGACTCCGCCGCTGTCGGCGACAGTGAATGGATTCAATTCATCGCCAGCCATAATCTACGAAGCCAGTTTGTGATCGCACATACCCGCAAGGCAACACGCGGAATACGGTCCTACGCCAACGCCCAGCCGTTCGTTCGAGAGCTGGCCGGGCATGCACATTTATTTGCGCACAACGGCGATCTGCCCGGCATACTCAAGTCGAGCGCACTCCAGGCCGATCGGTTCAATCCAATCGGCGAGAGCGACTCCGAGCTCGCCTTCTGCGCTCTCCTCGACCAAATGGCGGCGATCTGGACGGTGCAAGGCGCTGTGCCGACGCTCCGCCAGAGATTCCTCATCGTGTCTTCGTTTGCTGGCGAACTCAGAAAACTGGGACCAGCAAATTTTCTTTACTCCGACGGCGATATGCTCTTCGCTCACGGACACCGGCGGAAGCATGCTGAAACCGGCAAAATCGAGGCGCCGGGTCTCGTGTCAATTCAGCGGCAGTGCCAGCAGGACACGATTGGCTTGGTGGCCAGTGGCCTTTCCATCCGCGGCGACAATCAACAGGTGACTCTCTTCGCGAGCGTCCCTCTGACGAACGAATTCTGGGTCCCGCTTGCTGAAGGCGAATTGGTTGCAGCCCGCGGCGGTCAAATTGTTGCTCGGCAATTGGTCGATCAAGCTATGGCGGTGTCCGACACGTTTTGTGACAATCAGCGCATAGATAAATTGGGCGTGGCCGCAGACTGA